Proteins from one Nakamurella multipartita DSM 44233 genomic window:
- a CDS encoding AMP-binding protein produces MSAVPTPATDQLRAARDLLLQYRDDRDQAVERFRWPRPTTFNWGVEWFDVIATEHPDRPALVIVEPDGSVGSWTYGQLARRTDQVAGWLRANGVQRGDRIVLMLGNQVELWEIVLAAIKIGAVIIPASTLLTPDDLADRVGRGGARFVVARDVDTDGFRHVPGVFVRIAVGRPVDGWIEYEDSAAYPDEGFVPEGVSRAGDPLLLYFTSGTTALPKLVEHTQISYPIGHLSTMYWIGLRPGDVHLNISSPGWAKHAWSCVFAPWLAQATVLVFNYARFDAVELMRVLDEQRVNTFCAPPTVWRMLIQADLSRLTTPPRELVGAGEPLNPEVIEQVQRAWGVTIRDGFGQTEMTLAVGNAPGQPVRPGSMGRPMPGYRVELLDPSTGAPGEEGELCVDLSAGTVGLLAGYHGEPKRTAEATRGGYYHTGDLASRDADGYLTYVGRDDDVFKASDYRISPFAVESVLLEHPAVAEAAVVPSPDPLRLAVPKAYVVLAEGYHPNKVAARLIFEHSRDRLAPYQRIRRLEFGPLPKTISGKIRRVELRGQEQQRHGAGGAGQSAAEAGIEYRVEDFPELR; encoded by the coding sequence ATGAGCGCTGTGCCGACTCCCGCGACCGACCAGCTCCGGGCCGCGCGCGATCTGCTGCTGCAGTACCGGGACGACCGCGACCAGGCCGTCGAACGCTTTCGCTGGCCCCGACCCACCACGTTCAACTGGGGCGTCGAGTGGTTCGACGTGATCGCCACGGAGCACCCGGACCGGCCCGCGCTGGTCATCGTCGAACCGGACGGTTCGGTGGGCTCCTGGACCTATGGTCAGCTCGCCCGGCGTACGGATCAGGTGGCCGGCTGGCTGCGGGCCAACGGGGTGCAGCGCGGCGACCGGATCGTGCTGATGCTGGGCAACCAGGTCGAGCTGTGGGAGATCGTGCTGGCCGCGATCAAGATCGGCGCGGTCATCATCCCGGCCAGCACCCTGCTCACCCCGGACGATCTGGCCGACCGGGTGGGCCGCGGCGGTGCCCGGTTCGTGGTTGCCCGGGACGTGGACACCGACGGGTTCCGGCACGTGCCCGGCGTCTTCGTGCGGATCGCCGTCGGCCGCCCGGTCGACGGGTGGATCGAGTACGAGGACAGCGCCGCCTACCCCGACGAGGGTTTCGTGCCCGAGGGAGTCTCCCGGGCCGGCGACCCGCTGCTGCTCTACTTCACCTCGGGCACCACCGCGCTGCCCAAACTGGTCGAGCACACCCAGATCTCCTACCCGATCGGGCATCTGAGCACGATGTACTGGATCGGCCTGCGGCCCGGCGACGTGCACCTGAACATCTCCTCGCCCGGGTGGGCCAAGCACGCCTGGTCCTGCGTGTTCGCGCCCTGGCTGGCTCAGGCGACGGTGCTCGTCTTCAACTACGCCCGGTTCGACGCGGTCGAGCTGATGCGGGTGCTCGACGAGCAGCGGGTGAACACCTTCTGCGCACCGCCGACCGTGTGGCGGATGCTGATCCAGGCCGACCTGAGCCGCCTGACCACGCCGCCGCGGGAGCTGGTCGGGGCCGGGGAACCGCTCAATCCCGAGGTGATCGAGCAGGTCCAGCGGGCCTGGGGAGTGACCATCCGGGACGGCTTCGGGCAGACGGAGATGACCCTCGCGGTCGGCAACGCGCCGGGTCAGCCGGTGCGCCCGGGCTCGATGGGTCGGCCGATGCCCGGCTACCGGGTGGAGCTGCTGGATCCCAGCACCGGAGCGCCGGGGGAGGAGGGCGAGCTGTGCGTCGACCTGTCCGCCGGGACCGTGGGGCTGCTCGCCGGGTATCACGGCGAGCCGAAGCGGACCGCCGAAGCCACCCGGGGCGGCTACTACCACACCGGTGACCTGGCCTCCCGGGATGCGGACGGGTACCTGACCTACGTCGGCCGGGACGACGACGTATTCAAGGCGTCGGATTACCGGATCTCGCCGTTCGCCGTCGAATCGGTGCTGTTGGAGCACCCGGCGGTGGCCGAAGCGGCGGTGGTGCCCTCGCCGGATCCACTGCGACTGGCCGTGCCCAAGGCCTACGTCGTGCTGGCCGAGGGCTACCACCCGAACAAGGTCGCCGCGCGGCTGATCTTCGAGCACTCCCGGGACCGGCTCGCTCCCTACCAGCGGATCCGGCGGCTGGAGTTCGGGCCGCTGCCCAAGACCATCTCCGGCAAGATCCGCCGGGTCGAACTGCGCGGGCAGGAGCAGCAGCGGCACGGCGCCGGCGGCGCCGGTCAGTCCGCGGCCGAAGCCGGCATCGAGTACCGCGTGGAGGACTTCCCCGA
- a CDS encoding NADPH-dependent FMN reductase, which yields MSIRVVGIGGSVDDHSQSDRVLRAVLAQAVELGADVQMFTGLDLDLPPYHTGAVLPARATGYVAAVRRADAVVISSPGYHGTVSGLVKNALDYLEELREDERPYLDGRAVGLIAVARGWQAAVSTLSTLRQVAHALRGWPTPLGLAINSTATRFDQDGSTTDEAAAASVRRQAEQMVDFARRWSRLPSA from the coding sequence GTGAGCATCAGGGTGGTGGGCATCGGCGGGTCCGTGGACGACCATTCGCAGTCGGATCGCGTGTTACGGGCGGTGCTGGCGCAGGCGGTCGAGTTGGGCGCCGATGTCCAGATGTTCACCGGCCTGGATCTGGATCTGCCGCCGTACCACACCGGGGCCGTGCTGCCGGCCCGGGCCACCGGCTACGTGGCCGCGGTCCGGCGGGCCGACGCCGTGGTGATCAGCTCGCCCGGGTACCACGGGACGGTGTCCGGCCTGGTCAAGAATGCCCTGGACTATCTGGAAGAGCTACGCGAGGACGAGCGGCCCTACCTGGACGGTCGCGCCGTCGGGCTGATCGCGGTGGCCCGGGGTTGGCAGGCTGCGGTCTCCACACTGTCCACGCTGCGCCAGGTGGCGCATGCCCTGCGCGGCTGGCCGACCCCGCTGGGACTGGCCATCAACAGCACCGCGACCCGCTTCGACCAGGACGGGTCGACCACCGACGAGGCCGCCGCCGCGTCGGTGCGCCGGCAGGCCGAGCAGATGGTCGACTTCGCCCGACGCTGGTCCCGGCTGCCGTCGGCCTGA